The following proteins are co-located in the Bacteroidota bacterium genome:
- a CDS encoding DUF4292 domain-containing protein: MHAISCCLLAGVLLFLSGCSGSRNAIDRSEAMPAGYPNHSYAEIINNLTAMPYTVEGYSSEAALVIKSPVQGGSFSASIKHIKDDSLLISISPGLGIVAVRALVTKDSFFVHDRINKELGIGTINAMQRLLPLPADARSLYGAMLGVWLPETGPDWELSSGDSYYILKDDTRTLFIDPVFWRVVRYVENNEAGTLVEERTFSEFKDYDGFFLPRRLTFRRPGDDTSASLFHRKRTINPTSLSLDFNVSSSVKRVEF, encoded by the coding sequence TTGCATGCAATTTCCTGCTGCCTGCTGGCGGGTGTGCTGCTTTTTCTCTCGGGTTGTAGCGGCTCGCGCAATGCCATAGACCGAAGCGAAGCCATGCCGGCCGGGTATCCGAACCACAGCTACGCCGAAATTATTAACAACCTTACAGCGATGCCTTACACCGTTGAAGGCTATAGCTCGGAAGCGGCCCTTGTGATCAAATCCCCCGTGCAAGGCGGTTCTTTCTCAGCGTCCATCAAACACATCAAAGATGACTCACTCTTAATTTCGATTAGCCCCGGACTCGGTATTGTAGCCGTTCGGGCGCTTGTTACAAAAGACAGCTTCTTTGTGCACGACCGTATCAATAAAGAACTGGGCATCGGTACGATCAACGCCATGCAACGGCTCCTCCCCCTGCCGGCAGATGCGCGTTCATTGTACGGCGCCATGCTTGGCGTATGGTTGCCCGAAACGGGTCCTGACTGGGAGCTCTCTTCAGGTGATAGCTACTACATCCTTAAAGATGACACGCGCACCCTGTTCATCGACCCCGTATTTTGGCGCGTGGTGCGCTATGTAGAGAACAACGAGGCGGGTACGCTTGTAGAAGAACGTACATTTTCAGAGTTCAAAGACTACGATGGGTTCTTTCTGCCGCGCCGGCTTACATTCCGCCGGCCTGGTGACGATACTTCTGCTTCGCTCTTCCACAGAAAACGAACAATAAACCCGACGTCACTGTCGTTGGACTTTAATGTCAGCAGCTCT